The window GCAGCATTTTTCTGCACAATTTACACTTACTGGCTCTGATGTCACTGGTCTGTGTTGCTCAGACTGTCAGACCTGAAACCTCCCTTCAGACTCTCCTCTAGTCCTACCTGAGGGCAGGAAGAGGGTTGCAGTGAGTCCACCCTCTGTGATCGGGACCCTGAGGATGCCGGGCGCCACGTACCAGCGCTCCACAAACATGCTGGCCAGCAGCACCTGAGTTATGAAGCCTTCAGTTGAGTGACCCTGGTACACCGAGATCCTGATCTCCATGGGAGTCTGGACGTTCATCTTCCTCATCCTGAGGGATGATGGGAAAGAGTCAGCTCTGATACTGATAATTGATTCTGTATTTATTGGGATCATCTGAACATCTCTGGTCCAGTTGGCCTACCTGAGCCCAGGTTTGCTGCCTGGAACTGGTCTGAGGCTCCAGAGCAGACCCATCGGTTCAACCCCAGAATATGTCCCACCCAGACTGAGATCCTCTGAAACTATGAGGGTACAAACAACTATTAGATTCTTCTAAATTTGAACTTAAATGATCAGTTTTAATCTGTATTGCTTGTGTCAAggttaaacatttcaaaaatgaacATCTTTCTCCAAACTCCCAGTTTTTGTTGTGAATGAATTTGATGATTTGGGTTGGTGCTCAGTATGATATAAAACTGACTGTCCACTAGACCACTGGTTCCCAATCTGGGGGTCCCAACCCTCACAAGGGGGCACCAAAGTTTTACAGGGGGTCACGAGGCCGTCTTGATTTTAAGGGGTGTAAgacaatgtttcttttttaatgtacagtatttctcagcatttcattaatttttGTGAAGAAACAACTGaatgtaattgttatttttaaagtttagattgttaattaatgtataaaCTTCAAAAACTCTTAAGGTAAAGACATGAAGACAAGACATATTCACAAAACCTTCACTCTCTGCTAAACAGCCTCGTCCTGCATTAGAAAAGTAAACAGTTTAAACAACTGAAGAGCTAATACAACCATGGCCAAGTGtcagggagaagaagaaaataatgaaataatacagacagaaaattgtataaaaagttactaaaaacacaagtaaaactCTTTTATAAAAAAGTTCTAAaaatacatggaaaaaaaaaagaaaatctgaatcCAAAAGTTACTTGAATGAGTATGGACATGAATATAAATGAGAAAAGGACTCAACATGTTTTTTGCAGAGGGAACATAAAGAGGAATCATCAGGTCCAACATTgtgaaacttttttaaaaagtaaatacataaaaccaatgaaacacacttatgaatatGAAACTCAGATAATTGATGATGTAAGCTTGTTTCTCATTCTTTCTGTTGTAACTTAAAAACCCAAACAGAACATGTTtatacagtaaagtaaaaatcaGCCATAAATGTCACATTAATAAACTTAGAAACCTCTTCCCACGGTATTTTATCAACAaagccaaaataataaatgaagcaCAGTTTCAGGATGTGCAGAGCAATACACACAATATAcattaatatgtataatatgaaatgttttgcatgATAGAAAAGGACACCTCCTTCATCTTATTAGTAGTGAGATATTAACCTTCTGCCATGAATATCAAAATTATTCCAGTATTTAGTGGCACATAGAATAGAAATAATCTCTTGTTGAAATAAGGAACATATAGAAGTGGAACAACTGTaacactttttgttttgctAAATTACTCTGAGACTGTGTTACTACAggcaaaatatatcaaatatagtATGTCTGCTCTTGTTCTAACAtgcaaattaaatcattaagtAAACAGACACcacataattatataaaaattaaattgttaCTATTGTGCGGGTCAGTTAACAGTGTGCATAAATGCAGTAGGAACATGTTTGAATGTGAGCATAAAACCACTTCATATTATTTCTGCATGCATAATTCCTCCTGACACACCTCACAGAAAGGAAGGGCATGGGAAACTCCACctgcaacattttaaaagttcatctaAAAGCGGTTTTGTATGCAAAATCTTCATATGTAAAGAaatgaatgtgaataaaaagtacaaataaatcCTCTGAAAGAAGTGGAgtagaacaaaaaaaaggaatttaaagacatcaaaatataatgtaaatataatattcagtttCCACTAGTGGATTGTAGATAGGtttataacatataacatttaaaatggtCATTTCTTGCTGGttataatatgtattttattaaaatctGAAGTTTAACTTGACTTTTGCCATCGCTAAAATGTATTCTTCACAGACCTATTACCACTT is drawn from Thunnus thynnus chromosome 5, fThuThy2.1, whole genome shotgun sequence and contains these coding sequences:
- the LOC137183660 gene encoding acyl-coenzyme A thioesterase 5-like, with product MGLLWSLRPVPGSKPGLRMRKMNVQTPMEIRISVYQGHSTEGFITQVLLASMFVERWYVAPGILRVPITEGGLTATLFLPSGRTRGESEGRFQV